One genomic segment of Nitrospiria bacterium includes these proteins:
- a CDS encoding prepilin-type N-terminal cleavage/methylation domain-containing protein: MRNERGVTLIELIFSVILIGIIGIVAARAFLYSSESVLTGTNVREGTQVNRIAMDRMIREIRNVANNTSVNTAGATTFTFVDTSNNTISYTLSGTNLNRVTATTDTLAANVSSLTFTYLDNTGATIATPAVSPAATDIWWVQIALTVGTGSGAVQFRSRVHPRSF, encoded by the coding sequence ATGCGGAACGAGCGCGGCGTGACATTGATCGAGCTGATTTTTTCGGTCATCCTGATCGGGATCATCGGAATCGTTGCGGCCCGGGCCTTTCTCTACTCAAGCGAAAGCGTCCTGACCGGGACCAACGTCCGCGAGGGGACGCAAGTGAACCGGATCGCGATGGACCGAATGATCCGCGAGATTCGAAACGTGGCGAATAACACGAGCGTCAACACGGCCGGCGCGACCACCTTTACGTTTGTCGATACAAGCAACAACACGATCAGCTATACACTGTCGGGGACGAACCTCAATCGCGTCACTGCAACGACCGACACCCTGGCCGCGAACGTTTCGAGTCTGACCTTCACCTATCTGGACAACACCGGGGCGACGATCGCCACGCCGGCCGTATCCCCGGCCGCGACGGATATCTGGTGGGTCCAGATCGCCCTCACGGTGGGCACCGGATCGGGGGCGGTCCAGTTCCGTTCCCGCGTTCACCCTCGGAGCTTCTGA
- a CDS encoding prepilin-type N-terminal cleavage/methylation domain-containing protein has protein sequence MRSKGFTLIEVILTIVILAIAIPGLISAVGFMTSRQVNTVGTTTAADLAQEKMEEIMGDRNNPGRGFGYIIAGNYPAENPVTGFTKYNRSVTITCFTNNALTTTAACPTDYKQVQVTVQASGVGPSVPAAVLVSLVTNH, from the coding sequence ATGAGATCCAAAGGGTTTACATTGATTGAAGTGATTCTGACCATCGTGATCCTCGCGATCGCGATTCCGGGTCTGATCTCGGCCGTCGGTTTCATGACGAGCCGGCAGGTGAATACGGTGGGAACAACGACGGCGGCCGATCTGGCCCAGGAGAAAATGGAAGAGATCATGGGCGACCGGAATAATCCGGGGCGCGGATTCGGCTATATTATCGCCGGCAATTATCCGGCGGAGAATCCGGTGACCGGGTTCACAAAATATAATCGAAGTGTGACGATCACCTGTTTTACGAACAATGCCCTGACCACGACGGCGGCCTGTCCGACCGATTACAAGCAGGTCCAGGTCACGGTCCAGGCGTCGGGCGTCGGGCCGAGCGTGCCGGCCGCCGTGTTGGTCTCGCTGGTTACGAATCATTAG
- a CDS encoding prepilin-type N-terminal cleavage/methylation domain-containing protein, with protein MAGKDGNGFTLIELVLTILIVLILGAVVSLSLSSLSDSRLDQAVNKVVGDLRYAQQLAVSTQSRHGITITSTAGYTIYRDASPNPDVPVADPSSLGATLVVNFDAYRQGQLSGVRFSSATPFCGGAGGVMEFNSIGAPTDTNGTVLTCTSSVILNYSGRNRVITIQQNTGNLTH; from the coding sequence ATGGCGGGCAAGGACGGGAACGGCTTCACGCTGATCGAATTGGTCCTGACCATCCTGATTGTGCTCATCCTGGGCGCCGTCGTGTCGCTCAGCCTTTCCAGCCTCTCGGACAGCAGGCTCGATCAGGCCGTGAACAAGGTCGTGGGCGATCTGCGCTATGCACAGCAACTGGCCGTCAGCACGCAGAGCCGGCACGGGATCACGATCACTTCGACGGCCGGGTACACCATTTATCGTGATGCTTCCCCGAACCCGGACGTGCCCGTCGCGGATCCGTCGAGTCTGGGGGCGACGCTCGTCGTCAATTTTGATGCTTACCGCCAGGGGCAGCTTAGCGGCGTTCGCTTCAGTTCGGCGACGCCTTTTTGCGGGGGGGCCGGCGGCGTCATGGAGTTCAACAGCATCGGGGCGCCGACCGACACCAACGGCACCGTCCTGACCTGCACGAGCAGCGTCATCTTGAATTATTCGGGAAGGAATCGCGTGATTACGATTCAACAGAACACGGGCAATCTGACCCACTGA
- a CDS encoding tetratricopeptide repeat protein, which produces MLTLDAAKRALERGEHDRWLWAVPVLLALLANLNVLANGLGLDDEQIVPNLGSPVDGWSRFLTDQLIAPALKPSTAYYRPVVNLSYLLDFSLWGYNPFGYHFSIWFAHILNTALVFFLAKVITARQATPSPYTSFPLLVSSLFAVHPAHAEAVAWIAGRSDVFCATFILLSMLLYIRSGRGGSRWFFSSSMFAFILALLTKETAVGLFPLFMLYDYLSGPKLLSRRNAVRWLAPLLILGVYFWMRRSGISNPGGGLAVQELFPFEAVLGLITVLSFYLRLMLFPYPLHPFIVSFTASSLFLKLAVLACVMLSGLFLWALIRRAVVLSFGLGWALIFLGPAVLAGVFGIAITPLAERYVYIPSVGFLMAGTGLAMQGLERLAAAAEGLRAKVWVTAGLIVIAIVAAGGRESWSRNAVWRSPVVFWEAAVASSPATSLPYLGLGAQYTILGRYAEAERLYHRAIALAKNGEGQDAQASGFLYLAELYAAQGRSDEAEPLYRDAILIWQRTPASNASYFIIALHNLAMLYSNRKRYNEAELLYRQAIGMMGTTPSPELAKGLYNLAKLYEAQGRYADAEPLYRRSLAIREEEWGTDHPAVAFSLRALADLYRNQARYDEAGPLYRQSLAIWEKTLGPENPELATTLEDYADLLRKTKQDVEAERMEARAAEIRNNRVRERP; this is translated from the coding sequence ATGCTGACACTCGATGCCGCGAAACGAGCGTTGGAAAGGGGTGAGCATGACCGGTGGCTGTGGGCTGTTCCGGTGCTCCTGGCCCTGTTGGCGAACCTCAACGTGCTGGCCAACGGCCTGGGCCTGGATGATGAACAAATCGTCCCGAATCTTGGTTCGCCGGTCGACGGCTGGAGCCGGTTTCTGACCGATCAGCTGATCGCGCCGGCTCTCAAGCCATCGACGGCCTATTATCGCCCCGTCGTCAATCTGTCGTACCTTCTGGATTTTTCTCTTTGGGGCTACAACCCCTTCGGTTATCATTTTTCGATCTGGTTCGCCCATATTCTCAACACCGCCTTGGTTTTTTTCCTGGCGAAAGTAATCACGGCCCGTCAGGCCACGCCGTCCCCCTATACAAGTTTTCCGCTTCTGGTCTCCTCTCTTTTTGCCGTCCATCCGGCCCATGCCGAGGCCGTTGCCTGGATCGCGGGCCGCAGCGATGTGTTCTGCGCGACGTTTATTCTCCTCTCGATGCTGCTCTACATCCGATCCGGCCGCGGCGGAAGCAGGTGGTTTTTCAGTTCCTCCATGTTCGCATTCATCCTCGCGCTTCTGACCAAAGAAACGGCGGTGGGATTGTTCCCGTTATTCATGCTCTACGATTATCTTTCCGGGCCCAAGCTCTTGTCCCGGCGGAACGCGGTTCGCTGGCTGGCGCCGTTGCTGATCCTGGGCGTTTATTTTTGGATGCGGCGTTCGGGTATTTCAAACCCGGGCGGCGGTCTCGCCGTGCAGGAACTCTTTCCGTTCGAAGCTGTTTTGGGCCTGATCACGGTTTTAAGTTTTTACCTCAGGCTGATGTTGTTCCCCTATCCGCTCCACCCCTTCATCGTCTCTTTTACGGCCTCTTCTCTCTTCTTGAAGCTCGCCGTTCTGGCGTGCGTTATGTTGTCGGGTCTCTTCCTCTGGGCGCTCATTCGTCGCGCGGTCGTATTGTCGTTCGGCCTGGGATGGGCTCTTATTTTTCTTGGCCCGGCTGTTTTGGCGGGCGTCTTCGGCATCGCGATCACTCCCTTGGCGGAGCGCTATGTCTATATCCCGTCTGTTGGATTCTTGATGGCCGGCACCGGGCTGGCGATGCAAGGTCTTGAGCGGCTTGCGGCCGCCGCGGAGGGGCTACGGGCCAAGGTCTGGGTAACGGCCGGCCTCATCGTCATTGCGATCGTGGCGGCCGGGGGAAGGGAGAGCTGGAGCCGGAACGCCGTCTGGCGGAGTCCCGTGGTTTTTTGGGAGGCGGCCGTGGCGTCGTCGCCCGCGACCAGTCTTCCGTACTTGGGACTGGGAGCGCAATATACCATCCTGGGACGCTACGCCGAGGCCGAGCGCCTCTACCACCGGGCCATCGCCCTGGCCAAGAACGGCGAAGGACAAGATGCTCAAGCGTCGGGATTTCTCTATCTCGCGGAGCTCTACGCCGCCCAGGGAAGGTCCGACGAGGCCGAGCCGCTCTATCGGGACGCGATCCTGATCTGGCAGCGGACTCCGGCGTCGAATGCGAGCTATTTCATCATCGCGCTTCACAATCTTGCCATGCTTTACTCGAACCGGAAGCGGTACAACGAGGCCGAGTTGCTCTATCGCCAAGCCATTGGAATGATGGGAACGACGCCGAGTCCGGAACTGGCCAAGGGTCTCTACAACTTGGCCAAACTCTATGAGGCGCAAGGCCGGTATGCGGACGCCGAGCCGCTTTATCGTCGTTCGTTGGCCATTCGGGAAGAAGAATGGGGGACGGATCATCCCGCCGTGGCCTTCAGCCTGCGGGCTTTGGCCGATCTCTACCGCAATCAGGCCCGGTACGACGAAGCCGGGCCGCTCTACCGGCAATCGTTGGCGATCTGGGAGAAAACCCTGGGACCGGAAAACCCGGAACTGGCGACGACCCTGGAGGATTACGCCGATTTATTGAGAAAAACGAAACAGGATGTCGAAGCCGAAAGAATGGAAGCCCGCGCCGCCGAAATCCGGAATAATCGGGTCCGGGAACGCCCATAA
- a CDS encoding type II secretion system protein: MKMLKNEKGFTLIELVLIIVILGILGAVAMVQFGTILTDSKNAAIDGTFGQFNAQLALAINSLKALPTTGAAGTFYSNVFTLVSLSGSGVVTSAFSGGSPDTFGICAGGNLTCNAAATSCGGSGRGAQASYNGLTGALTLATKTNC; this comes from the coding sequence ATGAAGATGCTGAAGAATGAAAAAGGGTTCACGCTGATCGAGCTGGTCCTGATCATTGTCATCTTGGGAATTCTCGGCGCCGTGGCGATGGTCCAGTTCGGGACCATCCTCACGGACTCCAAAAACGCGGCCATTGACGGCACCTTCGGCCAGTTCAACGCCCAGCTGGCGTTGGCCATTAACAGCTTGAAGGCCCTGCCCACGACCGGCGCGGCCGGAACCTTTTATTCGAACGTATTCACATTGGTCAGTCTCAGCGGCAGCGGGGTCGTTACCTCCGCGTTCTCCGGCGGCAGTCCGGACACCTTTGGAATCTGCGCCGGCGGCAACTTAACCTGCAATGCGGCCGCCACGTCTTGCGGAGGGTCCGGCCGCGGCGCCCAGGCGAGTTATAACGGATTGACGGGGGCTTTGACTTTGGCGACGAAGACCAATTGTTAA
- a CDS encoding type II secretion system protein yields MRLKGEQGLGIIDTLIVVVLISIFIGVLIPKYQRMAQAAREAALQISLGNLRKAVQVYVLTRQKIPADLKDLMREHYTLPIKEGTLFTDQYLKTKALDESGNPVDPFGNPFGYDPSNGRVYSTTKGYEKW; encoded by the coding sequence ATGCGGCTCAAAGGGGAACAGGGCCTCGGTATCATTGATACGCTGATCGTTGTGGTCCTGATCTCGATCTTTATCGGAGTGCTGATTCCGAAGTACCAACGGATGGCCCAGGCCGCGCGGGAGGCGGCCCTGCAGATCTCGCTGGGGAACCTTCGAAAGGCGGTTCAGGTGTACGTGCTCACCCGACAGAAAATTCCGGCCGACTTGAAGGATCTGATGCGGGAACATTATACGCTCCCCATCAAAGAAGGAACCCTCTTTACGGACCAGTATTTGAAAACCAAGGCGTTGGACGAATCCGGCAATCCCGTCGATCCGTTCGGAAACCCCTTCGGATATGATCCTTCGAACGGGCGCGTTTATTCGACAACGAAGGGGTACGAGAAATGGTGA